Proteins from one Bacillaceae bacterium S4-13-56 genomic window:
- a CDS encoding 3-hydroxybutyrate dehydrogenase, which yields MESRVVFVTGAASGIGYQVGLEFLKNGNKVVFTDINQAKLEEVTEQLKREGYDCLGLKVDVTKEEDIKQAIEKTVETYGRLDVLFNNAGLQHVSPIEEFPTEKFEFMIKVMQVAPFIAMKYALPIMKKQGFGRVLNMASINGLIGFAGKSAYNSAKHGVIGLTKVAALETAEHNITVNAICPGYVDTPLVRGQFEDLAKTRNVPLEKVKEEVLYPLVPQKRLLDVQEIADYALFLASDKAKGITGQAVVLDGGYTAQ from the coding sequence ATGGAAAGTAGAGTGGTATTTGTTACTGGTGCAGCAAGTGGAATTGGCTATCAAGTTGGTTTGGAATTTTTGAAAAATGGAAACAAAGTTGTTTTTACAGATATTAATCAAGCCAAACTGGAAGAAGTTACGGAACAGCTTAAAAGGGAAGGCTATGATTGCTTAGGTTTAAAAGTAGATGTAACAAAAGAAGAAGATATCAAGCAGGCAATAGAAAAAACGGTAGAAACATATGGAAGGTTAGATGTTTTATTCAATAATGCAGGTTTACAACATGTATCTCCTATTGAAGAATTTCCAACTGAAAAATTTGAGTTCATGATTAAGGTTATGCAAGTTGCACCTTTCATTGCTATGAAATATGCTTTACCAATTATGAAGAAACAAGGATTTGGTCGTGTTCTTAACATGGCTTCTATTAATGGACTTATCGGTTTTGCTGGAAAATCAGCATATAACAGTGCAAAGCATGGGGTAATCGGGTTAACAAAAGTAGCAGCTCTTGAGACGGCAGAACATAATATTACAGTTAATGCAATTTGTCCTGGATATGTAGATACCCCTCTTGTACGTGGTCAATTTGAGGATCTTGCAAAGACACGCAATGTGCCACTAGAGAAGGTAAAAGAAGAAGTACTATACCCATTGGTGCCACAGAAACGCCTTTTAGATGTGCAAGAAATTGCAGATTATGCCCTATTTTTAGCTAGCGATAAAGCTAAAGGTATTACTGGTCAAGCAGTAGTTCTAGATGGTGGGTATACTGCTCAATAA
- a CDS encoding acetyl-CoA C-acetyltransferase has product MHEVVIVSAVRTAVGSFMGSLSNVPAIELGAIVIKEALQRAGVPANQVNEVIMGNVLQAGLGQGPARQSAIRAGLPFEVPATTINKLCGSGLKAVHLGAQSIQLGEADVVVAGGMENMSLAPYLLPKGRTGYRMGDGKIIDSMIQDGLQCAINNCHMGITAENLSEDYGFSREEQDEFAAWSQQKAEAALEGNVFEEEIVPVEIPQRKGEPIIFAKDEFPRAGVTAEKLGKLKPAFKKEGTVTAGNASGINDGAAAIVLMSREKADELGIKPIATIRGNGTAGVDPRIMGIGPVPSTKLALKRAGLSMTDIDLIEANEAFAAQSLAVERDLEIPRDKLNVNGGAIALGHPIGASGARILVTLLHEMKRRDSRYGLATLCIGGGMGAASVVELEK; this is encoded by the coding sequence ATGCATGAAGTAGTTATTGTTAGTGCGGTTAGAACAGCTGTTGGAAGCTTTATGGGCTCGTTAAGTAACGTTCCTGCCATCGAATTAGGAGCAATAGTAATTAAAGAAGCTCTTCAACGAGCAGGAGTCCCAGCTAATCAAGTCAATGAAGTAATTATGGGAAATGTCCTTCAAGCAGGTCTTGGTCAAGGACCGGCAAGACAGTCAGCTATAAGAGCGGGGTTGCCATTTGAAGTTCCAGCAACAACGATAAACAAGCTATGTGGTTCTGGTTTGAAAGCTGTTCACCTTGGTGCACAGTCCATTCAATTAGGAGAAGCGGATGTCGTTGTGGCGGGTGGAATGGAAAATATGAGTCTAGCACCTTATCTCCTACCAAAAGGTCGAACTGGTTATCGAATGGGTGACGGAAAGATCATAGATAGTATGATTCAGGATGGATTACAATGTGCAATCAATAATTGCCACATGGGGATTACAGCAGAGAACTTATCTGAAGACTATGGTTTTTCCAGGGAAGAACAAGATGAATTTGCTGCATGGAGTCAACAAAAAGCAGAAGCAGCACTAGAAGGTAATGTATTTGAAGAAGAGATTGTTCCTGTAGAAATTCCGCAAAGAAAAGGAGAACCAATAATCTTTGCAAAAGATGAATTTCCACGCGCAGGAGTTACAGCTGAAAAATTAGGAAAATTAAAGCCTGCCTTCAAAAAAGAAGGAACAGTTACTGCGGGTAATGCATCTGGGATTAATGATGGTGCAGCGGCCATTGTCCTAATGAGTAGAGAGAAGGCTGATGAACTAGGGATTAAGCCAATAGCCACTATAAGAGGAAATGGAACAGCAGGTGTAGATCCTCGCATTATGGGAATTGGTCCAGTTCCATCAACAAAACTAGCACTTAAAAGAGCAGGTCTATCTATGACTGATATCGATTTAATTGAAGCAAATGAAGCCTTCGCTGCCCAATCATTAGCGGTTGAAAGAGATCTGGAGATTCCTAGAGATAAATTAAATGTCAATGGCGGCGCTATTGCTTTGGGCCACCCTATCGGTGCTAGTGGTGCGCGTATTTTAGTCACACTTTTACACGAAATGAAAAGACGCGATTCGCGTTATGGATTGGCTACACTTTGCATTGGTGGCGGAATGGGTGCTGCTAGTGTAGTTGAATTAGAAAAATAA
- a CDS encoding 3-oxoacid CoA-transferase subunit B produces the protein MVEKTAKEIIAERVAKEMRDGDVVNLGIGLPTMVPNYLQKGVEVILQSENGFIGLGPKSDPEDPDLVNAGGQPTGILPGGAFFDSVFSFQLIRGGHVDVTVLGGLEVDQHGNLANWMIPGKMVPGMGGAMDLVTGAKKVIVAMEHCSKKGTPKILKECSLPLTGAGVVDLIVTELAVFEVTENGLLLVDLQDGVDIETVKEKTDAPFTIDPNLKVEQHH, from the coding sequence GAACGAGTGGCTAAGGAAATGCGTGATGGTGATGTTGTCAATCTTGGAATTGGGCTACCGACCATGGTTCCTAATTATTTACAAAAAGGTGTAGAAGTGATTCTACAATCAGAAAATGGCTTTATTGGACTTGGACCAAAGTCTGATCCAGAAGATCCAGACTTAGTTAACGCAGGAGGGCAACCAACAGGAATTTTGCCTGGTGGTGCATTTTTCGATAGTGTGTTTTCCTTCCAATTAATCCGCGGAGGACATGTGGATGTTACGGTATTAGGTGGCTTAGAGGTTGATCAACATGGAAATTTAGCTAACTGGATGATTCCAGGGAAAATGGTGCCTGGTATGGGTGGGGCTATGGACTTAGTAACGGGTGCCAAAAAAGTAATAGTTGCTATGGAACATTGCTCTAAAAAGGGAACACCTAAGATTCTTAAAGAATGTAGCTTACCTTTAACCGGAGCTGGAGTGGTTGATTTAATTGTGACGGAGTTAGCCGTTTTTGAAGTAACAGAGAATGGTTTGCTATTAGTAGATTTACAGGATGGCGTTGATATTGAAACAGTCAAAGAGAAAACAGATGCACCATTTACGATTGATCCTAACTTAAAGGTAGAACAACATCATTAA